A genomic region of Rhipicephalus sanguineus isolate Rsan-2018 chromosome 1, BIME_Rsan_1.4, whole genome shotgun sequence contains the following coding sequences:
- the LOC119378840 gene encoding exonuclease V: MDDSSAWDDPEGDDLIAKLQCDGAPDPRPPLYKYRNGRIYVSDLSSQMYCEQKLLYSLIGVPRLKEMGYDVEEGESPQVTRGSDIHMARQLEVQDVVTVDTETREDNIAVLFLNLLQSVRSLLCGEPIAREVPVFGRAFGGDIFVNGVVDELRCDRDTLQVDIVELKTIRSTRLPSTPVRRSHRLQVMLYHHLLSNLVQGKVDVNDIEKGFRVTLDVQLSSVVLELLPLDERHMNTLRHVVPFVLSAVQALPLPSQLLVEYFSQETNNTLCFEGVEYDQKWLMGTLQMLFPFWTGERPAEGVHDIEDAWKCKCCPFQNICEWRQAKEAECIKRNSRCFVQTK, translated from the coding sequence ATGGATGACAGCAGTGCTTGGGACGACCCCGAAGGTGACGATCTCATCGCAAAACTTCAGTGTGACGGTGCCCCCGACCCAAGACCTCCTCTTTATAAGTATCGAAATGGTCGGATTTACGTGTCGGATTTGTCCAGTCAAATGTACTGCGAGCAGAAACTATTGTACTCGCTCATCGGAGTACCTCGTTTGAAGGAAATGGGCTACGACGTTGAAGAAGGTGAGAGCCCGCAAGTCACTCGTGGTTCAGATATCCACATGGCAAGGCAGCTTGAAGTTCAAGATGTGGTTACGGTGGACACAGAGACGCGCGAGGATAACATTGCCGTCCTATTCCTGAATTTACTGCAATCTGTTCGCTCTTTGCTGTGTGGTGAACCTATTGCCAGAGAAGTGCCCGTGTTTGGAAGAGCCTTTGGCGGCGACATCTTTGTCAACGGAGTCGTAGATGAACTGCGTTGCGATAGAGATACACTTCAAGTCGACATCGTTGAATTGAAAACGATAAGGAGCACCAGACTGCCAAGCACACCGGTTCGCCGCTCGCATCGGTTACAAGTCATGTTGTACCACCATCTGTTGAGTAACCTTGTTCAAGGAAAGGTGGACGTGAACGACATTGAAAAAGGCTTTCGGGTGACTCTGGATGTGCAGTTGAGCTCTGTGGTGCTTGAGCTATTGCCGCTGGATGAGCGGCATATGAACACCTTGCGTCATGTGGTGCCATTCGTATTGAGTGCTGTTCAAGCGTTGCCTCTCCCCAGCCAATTGCTTGTGGAGTATTTCAGTCAGGAAACCAACAACACGCTGTGTTTTGAAGGTGTCGAGTATGATCAGAAGTGGTTGATGGGCACTCTGCAGATGTTGTTTCCATTCTGGACTGGCGAGAGGCCTGCGGAAGGAGTTCATGACATTGAAGATGCATGGAAGTGTAAATGTTGCCCATTTCAAAATATATGTGAATGGCGTCAGGCCAAAGAGGCCGAATGCATTAAGCGCAACTCAAGATGCTTTGTGCAAACAAAATGA